In the genome of Acetobacter oryzifermentans, one region contains:
- a CDS encoding DUF2497 domain-containing protein, which translates to MASSQDPSEGTGKSVADVLSSIRQTLHDEHLAAMAPPSSDTDSAEGNEDDDMLVLSPSMMEGLVQESQPDHHSSQPNSSAHHPVNMGEDTALVQSSPIAHDDGILSVTDLRQIPLTEKAEHDMSGPLPIPLNDETMSDTSNSFAVLQKTLQDKYLREHEERKVAISHEGSLTIEDIVRQEVRVFLKKWLDAHLAGIVQAAVRKEVERLTQRGL; encoded by the coding sequence ATGGCATCGTCACAGGATCCATCTGAAGGCACAGGTAAATCAGTAGCAGATGTGCTGTCTTCTATACGGCAGACCCTGCATGATGAGCATCTGGCAGCCATGGCTCCCCCTTCTTCGGACACAGACTCCGCAGAGGGTAATGAAGACGATGATATGCTGGTTCTTTCCCCTTCCATGATGGAAGGGCTTGTGCAGGAATCGCAGCCGGATCATCATTCCAGCCAGCCCAATAGTTCAGCGCATCATCCAGTCAATATGGGAGAAGACACGGCTCTTGTGCAGTCATCACCTATCGCTCATGATGACGGTATCCTATCCGTAACTGATCTGAGACAGATCCCGCTAACTGAAAAGGCAGAACACGATATGTCTGGTCCTCTCCCAATCCCCCTGAATGACGAAACCATGTCAGATACATCAAATTCATTCGCTGTTCTGCAGAAAACCCTGCAGGATAAGTATCTAAGAGAGCATGAGGAGAGAAAAGTGGCTATTTCACATGAAGGGTCTCTGACTATTGAAGATATCGTGCGCCAGGAAGTGCGCGTATTCCTTAAAAAGTGGCTGGATGCACATCTTGCAGGCATCGTGCAGGCTGCTGTCCGTAAGGAAGTGGAACGTCTGACGCAGCGCGGTCTGTAA
- a CDS encoding valine--tRNA ligase codes for MLNKSFEPAQIETRLYELWESRKAFSAQPNSGKKPFTIMIPPPNVTGTLHMGHALTMTLQDTLIRWKRMQGFDTLWQPGTDHAGIATQMVVERTLATEGKTRQEMGRDAFIERVWEWKEQSGGGITKQLRRLGSSLDWPRERFTMDEGLSRAVREVFVTLYNEGLIYRDRRLVNWDPVFRSAISDLEVESKDVAGNLWYIRYPVEGAGDATITVATTRPETMLGDTAVAVHPEDERYKNLIGKSVRLPLTGRLIPIVADEHSDPEKGTGAVKITPAHDFNDFEVGRRHNLPMISVLDDQARIVLDEIEQDLSAVEGLADPAFVRSLAGLSREEARKTIVARLEEDGWLEKIEPHRHQVPHAERGGAVIEPRLTTQWYCDAGKLSGPAVEAITSGRASFIPKQWENTFFAWMRDIQPWCISRQLWWGHRIPAWYGPDEHVFVAHDEADAQAQANAHYGKVEVLRRDDDVLDTWFSSALWPFSTLGWPDKTPELARYYPTDVLVTGFDIIFFWVARMMMMGQHFMHDVPFRNIFIHGLVRDEHGQKMSKSKGNGIDPLELIDQYGADAMRFTICALTGIGRDVKLGRKRVEDYRAFITKLWNAARFCEMNGVKPVEGFDPATVKSPLGRWIIAEAAAAITEATRALDSYRFDEYALSCYRFVWNRFCDWFLEFAKPVFNSTDEAEAAEIRAVAAYVLGVILRLLQPVIPFVTDTLWHSFGYGEEGSLISASWPEPVVPAGAEAAQAECDQIIRLITEIRTVRAEMNVPPAQKAPVFLKDALPQTLDHAQRWQEAIGRMARVSEIAPLQGDIPHGSAQAVVDEATLIIPLAGLIDLDAERARLKKELGKAEDEVAKTEKKLGNQNFVTRAKPEVVQEMRDRLEVQQGECVRLKAALSRIG; via the coding sequence ATGCTGAACAAGTCTTTTGAGCCGGCCCAGATAGAAACACGTCTGTACGAATTATGGGAAAGCAGAAAGGCATTTTCTGCACAGCCCAACAGCGGCAAAAAGCCGTTTACTATTATGATTCCACCGCCGAATGTTACCGGCACCCTGCACATGGGCCATGCCCTTACCATGACATTGCAGGATACGCTTATCCGCTGGAAGCGTATGCAGGGGTTTGACACCCTGTGGCAGCCCGGCACAGACCACGCAGGCATTGCCACCCAGATGGTGGTGGAACGCACCTTGGCCACCGAGGGAAAAACCCGCCAGGAAATGGGCCGTGATGCGTTTATTGAGCGCGTGTGGGAATGGAAGGAACAATCCGGCGGCGGCATTACAAAGCAGCTGCGCCGCCTTGGCTCCTCTCTCGATTGGCCACGTGAACGCTTTACGATGGATGAAGGCCTTTCCCGCGCAGTGCGGGAAGTGTTCGTAACTCTTTATAATGAAGGGCTGATTTATCGTGATCGCCGGTTGGTAAACTGGGACCCGGTTTTCCGCTCCGCCATTTCTGATCTGGAAGTGGAAAGCAAGGATGTTGCCGGTAATCTGTGGTATATTCGCTACCCTGTTGAAGGCGCTGGGGATGCAACAATTACCGTTGCCACCACGCGGCCAGAAACCATGCTGGGCGATACCGCTGTAGCCGTTCACCCAGAAGATGAGCGCTATAAAAACCTGATTGGTAAATCCGTTCGTCTGCCACTAACTGGCCGCTTGATTCCGATTGTTGCAGATGAACATTCGGACCCGGAAAAAGGCACGGGCGCTGTTAAAATCACGCCCGCGCACGATTTTAATGACTTCGAAGTCGGTCGCCGCCACAACCTGCCCATGATCTCTGTTCTGGACGATCAGGCCCGCATTGTGCTGGATGAAATCGAGCAAGACCTCAGCGCTGTTGAAGGACTGGCTGACCCAGCCTTTGTGCGCAGTCTGGCGGGCCTTTCCCGCGAGGAAGCACGTAAAACTATTGTCGCCCGTCTGGAAGAAGATGGCTGGCTGGAAAAAATCGAACCCCATCGCCATCAGGTGCCGCATGCTGAACGTGGTGGAGCAGTTATTGAACCACGCCTAACCACGCAATGGTATTGTGATGCTGGCAAACTCTCTGGCCCAGCCGTGGAAGCCATTACATCCGGCCGCGCCAGCTTTATTCCCAAACAGTGGGAAAACACCTTCTTTGCTTGGATGCGTGATATCCAGCCTTGGTGTATTTCGCGCCAGCTTTGGTGGGGTCATCGTATTCCGGCATGGTATGGCCCAGACGAACATGTGTTTGTGGCGCATGATGAAGCCGATGCTCAGGCACAGGCCAACGCCCATTACGGCAAGGTAGAAGTACTGCGGCGTGATGATGATGTACTGGACACATGGTTTTCTTCCGCCCTATGGCCGTTCTCCACATTGGGCTGGCCAGATAAAACACCAGAACTCGCCCGGTATTACCCAACTGATGTTCTGGTAACAGGCTTTGACATCATCTTCTTCTGGGTTGCCCGGATGATGATGATGGGCCAGCACTTCATGCATGATGTGCCATTCCGCAACATTTTCATTCATGGTCTTGTGCGCGATGAGCACGGGCAGAAAATGTCCAAAAGCAAAGGCAATGGCATTGATCCACTGGAACTGATTGATCAGTACGGTGCAGACGCCATGCGCTTTACCATTTGCGCACTCACCGGTATTGGACGAGATGTCAAACTGGGCCGCAAACGGGTAGAAGATTACCGCGCCTTCATTACCAAGCTCTGGAATGCCGCTCGCTTCTGTGAAATGAATGGCGTTAAACCTGTTGAAGGGTTTGATCCGGCAACCGTTAAATCTCCGCTTGGTCGGTGGATTATTGCCGAAGCGGCCGCTGCTATTACAGAAGCAACGCGTGCGCTGGATTCCTACCGTTTTGATGAATACGCACTCAGTTGCTACCGCTTTGTATGGAACCGATTCTGTGATTGGTTCCTTGAATTCGCAAAACCCGTATTTAACTCTACGGATGAAGCCGAAGCCGCAGAAATTCGCGCTGTAGCAGCTTATGTTTTGGGCGTTATCCTGCGCCTGCTACAGCCTGTTATTCCGTTTGTAACGGATACGCTGTGGCACTCCTTTGGATATGGGGAAGAAGGCAGCCTTATTTCTGCAAGCTGGCCAGAACCTGTTGTGCCAGCCGGTGCAGAAGCAGCTCAGGCAGAGTGCGACCAGATTATTCGCCTGATTACGGAAATCCGTACAGTGCGGGCAGAAATGAACGTGCCACCAGCACAGAAAGCTCCTGTGTTTTTGAAAGATGCCTTGCCGCAAACATTGGATCACGCACAGCGGTGGCAGGAAGCCATTGGCCGCATGGCGCGTGTTTCTGAAATTGCGCCATTGCAGGGTGATATTCCGCACGGCTCTGCACAGGCTGTGGTGGATGAGGCAACTCTTATCATCCCGCTGGCCGGGTTGATTGATCTGGATGCCGAACGTGCACGCCTGAAAAAGGAGCTGGGTAAGGCAGAAGATGAAGTTGCCAAAACTGAAAAGAAACTTGGCAACCAGAACTTTGTCACCCGCGCCAAACCCGAAGTGGTGCAGGAAATGCGGGATCGTCTGGAAGTGCAGCAGGGTGAGTGCGTGCGCCTGAAAGCAGCTCTATCTCGCATCGGGTAA
- a CDS encoding TolC family outer membrane protein, which translates to MRRICGAGVGMAVVLCSSTAWGQKYDGSGSPTFVPHTLQEALAAAYLTNPTLQEARATLRATDEQVPTALAGWRPTVTGTVGLTYYKGVNDYQGEADQPSTGYIRQYNTPGYTAGVSVNQPLYTGGKTTSSTHQAVNKVMAARAHLISAEQQVFKQVVNAYVSVIEDEQLLQLNINNERVLQQQLRATNERFRVGEITRTDVAQAESAYATAKATRQQSEGTLQTAQATYMQIIGMAPPPNLVPPQPLVLPVKNEQMAAAMAVKNNPDVINALFTESSQKDAVAVAMAAIMPKVSATLAYSRQVNQSLNNQIDENKYAMINFNIPVYQGGSEYAAVRQAKQQAQAAHREVDVQRRTAAQDAVSNWQKLVAYQAAINSNRAAIQAGTVALDGVERQAIVGTSTTLEVLQQQQTLLQAQVALVQSLSNMVLTSYNVAAAIGRLTAADLKLNVPLYDDKAYYNAVKDRLWGLNDYAVSQPGR; encoded by the coding sequence ATGCGGCGTATTTGCGGAGCAGGGGTGGGTATGGCTGTTGTGCTATGCAGTTCCACTGCATGGGGGCAGAAATACGATGGCAGTGGTTCGCCAACCTTTGTGCCACATACGCTGCAGGAAGCACTTGCTGCGGCCTATCTGACAAACCCGACCCTTCAGGAAGCACGTGCCACCCTACGCGCTACCGATGAACAGGTGCCAACCGCTTTGGCTGGCTGGCGGCCAACCGTAACCGGCACAGTAGGCCTGACATACTATAAGGGTGTGAACGATTATCAGGGTGAGGCAGATCAACCTTCTACTGGTTATATTCGCCAATATAACACCCCTGGTTATACGGCAGGCGTAAGTGTTAATCAGCCGTTATATACGGGTGGCAAAACCACATCCTCTACACATCAAGCTGTTAACAAAGTTATGGCAGCCCGCGCGCATCTGATTTCTGCCGAACAGCAAGTGTTCAAGCAGGTTGTGAACGCGTATGTTTCCGTTATTGAAGATGAACAGCTCTTGCAGTTGAACATCAACAACGAACGCGTGCTTCAACAACAGCTCCGCGCAACGAATGAACGCTTCCGGGTAGGGGAAATTACGCGCACAGACGTTGCGCAGGCTGAATCTGCTTACGCAACAGCCAAAGCTACCCGCCAGCAATCCGAAGGCACACTTCAAACTGCACAAGCCACATATATGCAGATTATCGGCATGGCGCCGCCGCCTAATCTGGTTCCGCCGCAGCCTTTGGTATTGCCTGTTAAAAATGAGCAGATGGCCGCAGCTATGGCGGTTAAAAACAATCCAGATGTTATCAATGCACTCTTTACCGAATCTTCCCAAAAAGATGCGGTAGCCGTTGCAATGGCAGCCATTATGCCAAAAGTTTCCGCCACTCTGGCTTATTCTAGGCAGGTAAACCAAAGCCTGAATAACCAGATTGATGAAAACAAATACGCCATGATCAACTTCAACATCCCGGTTTATCAGGGGGGCTCAGAATACGCAGCTGTGCGGCAGGCCAAGCAGCAGGCGCAAGCAGCACACCGTGAAGTTGATGTGCAGCGCAGAACAGCCGCGCAGGATGCTGTTTCAAACTGGCAGAAACTGGTTGCCTATCAGGCTGCAATCAACAGTAACCGCGCCGCTATTCAGGCAGGCACCGTGGCTCTTGATGGGGTGGAACGTCAGGCTATTGTAGGCACCAGCACAACGCTGGAAGTGTTGCAGCAGCAGCAAACTTTGCTGCAAGCACAGGTGGCTCTTGTTCAAAGCTTAAGCAATATGGTGCTGACTTCGTACAACGTTGCCGCAGCCATTGGCCGCCTAACCGCAGCCGATCTCAAGTTGAATGTTCCTCTTTATGATGACAAAGCTTACTATAACGCTGTAAAAGATCGTCTTTGGGGGCTGAACGATTATGCGGTCAGCCAGCCAGGGCGCTAA
- a CDS encoding protein-L-isoaspartate O-methyltransferase family protein: MTLQAAIQQNSYPMPYPKDKDMETARNLMVDDQLRPSEITNLSLLSVMRELPRECCVMPDQQSVAYADMTLSLGQGRVLPQPLLTARLVQAVMPVEKARVLVVGAATGYTAALFAALGADVTALESNTHLAEQGQHFCQQESLNVSWVIAPLSEGITGNTPYDVIYFDGAILRFPAFCAAQLATSGIMAGVMTTPNRLAEAFTARREPESASSFIVTNLFETQLPLLPDLAAPVTFEF, encoded by the coding sequence ATAAAGATATGGAAACCGCACGTAACCTTATGGTGGACGATCAGCTTCGTCCTTCAGAAATTACAAACCTCTCATTATTATCGGTTATGCGGGAATTGCCCCGCGAATGCTGTGTTATGCCCGATCAGCAATCTGTAGCTTATGCAGATATGACACTCTCCCTAGGGCAAGGGCGTGTATTGCCCCAACCGTTGCTCACAGCGCGCCTTGTGCAGGCCGTTATGCCAGTAGAAAAAGCGCGGGTTCTTGTTGTAGGGGCAGCAACCGGATACACAGCAGCACTTTTTGCCGCCCTTGGTGCCGATGTCACGGCGCTTGAATCAAACACACACCTTGCCGAACAAGGGCAGCACTTCTGCCAGCAAGAGTCTCTGAACGTTTCATGGGTTATCGCCCCCCTTAGCGAGGGCATAACGGGCAACACGCCTTATGATGTCATTTATTTTGATGGCGCCATTCTACGTTTTCCCGCTTTTTGTGCTGCGCAACTGGCCACATCCGGCATCATGGCTGGTGTTATGACCACCCCCAATAGATTAGCAGAAGCTTTTACGGCCAGAAGAGAGCCAGAAAGTGCGTCCAGTTTTATTGTCACTAACCTTTTTGAAACACAGCTACCTTTACTGCCCGATCTTGCCGCACCCGTTACTTTTGAATTCTAG